Genomic DNA from Pseudomonadota bacterium:
TGCCCAGACTTCAGGCAGGTCACGGGAAAGTTCTGTCCGAAGATCTATCCCTCTGTCATGTGCTGACAGCGTATAGATATCGACAGCATCAAGGACAATTGTATTGGGAGAGATTGTCTGAAAATGCATGGTGACCTTTCCCGATTCCATACGGCTGATATCGAGGAGACTGCTGAGTATGTCATGAAGCCTGTCGCTGTCTTCTCTTGCCACGAGTAAGAGTTCAACCTGTTTATCAGTGAGGTGCCCCAGGCTTTCATTCTCTTCGAGCAGCAAATGGATTGCCATGCGAATGGATGTGAGGGGTGTCTTCAACTGATGCGATACCGTCGATATGATTCCTTTTTTCAGTTCGTCCTGTTGCCTCAACTGCGTAACATCTTTGAGCGCCAGCATAACGCCGGTGGGCTGTCCTTTAACATCTTTGATAGGCATTGCTTCAGGCCGAAAGAAATGTTCTTCCCCTTTTACAAATTGCTGGATTATCGTTTTTCCGTTTTCCGGAACTGTAATATGCCCGCTTTTCAGGGCAGCCTTAAAGATATCCGTAATAAGATGAAACTGTATGTCCTGTATCCTGATATCCGGTTTTAATCCGAATATGTCTCTTGCCGATGCTGTTGCCAATTCTACCCGGCCATCGAAATCTATAACGGCAATGGCATCGGGAAGACTGTTGAATGCCTGCTGTGTGGCCTGTTGTATTCTAAGGAGTCTGGCCTGGTCTGAGCGGCGGAATTCACGGAGGTTTGCCGTCATTGCATTAAAAGACTCGGAAAGATAACCTATTTCATCGTGTGAGCTGCTTTGCACAATAAGATCAAGATTCCCCCGTCCGATCTCATTGGTGGATTTTATAAGACGGTTAATGGGACGGAGAATCCATCGGCCAGTGAAATACACGAATCCTGATGCTGTGATAATGCCTACGAAGAGGAGAATATACATTTGCCTTCGGGCATTTGCCGCATTTTTACGGGCATGGTTGTTGGCATCGCTCATGTTCTGCTGATTCATCTGAAGAATTTCATCGGCTTTATCCTTAATCTGCTGGAACGCGGGGAGAAGATCCCTGAAGTAAACATTACGCCTGAAAGCAGGCGGCGTGCTTTTGTCCTCTATGCTCTCAAGGCCTTTTTTATACTGCTTGAAAATCTCCTGAAGAAGAACTGCCTTTTTATCTTCTCCGGGTATGGTAATATTATTTAATTCAGTCTGAAGCGCCTTCTCAAAGACAATCAGGTTTTTATTGATAAGCTCTTTTCCCTTTTCCGCATCTCCCAGCAACGTAAAAAGAATCCCGCTGTCGATCCGTTCCAGAGCTTCTTTCATTTCCTGACATGCAATGACGCTGCGGTAGTTTTCCCGCAATATTACATCAATAGACTCTCCCAATCGGGAAAGGTGCAGGATGCCCTGAATCCCGATCACCATCATGATGAGCAAGAGACCACCGAACCCGAGAGACAGTTTTTGACGAATTCCCAGCATTGTTATACCTCCACTTGTGTATTATTAAAGCAAGGATCGTGCCGGAGGGTTATAAATTATAACTAATTGACATTGATAGTTATTTTAAAGATGAAGCAAGACCGGGCATTGCATTTCTCAATGAACCAGAGAAAAATCTATTGCAAATTGCAAGGCGCATCATGTCTTAACTGTACTGTCCTTACTACCTACTCTATATTGTTGTGCGTGTCCTCTTTTTTCACGTCCAATTTATTTTCAAGTAAGTTTATGGCTTGCAGTATTATATAAGCCTCATCGTTTGTCTTTATGTCAAAAGCAATGCCGCTGTTCTTCAGCAAATTTCCCATTCTTTCCGAGAGATAGCTAAGGGTGGTGGAAATATAGACTGGGAAATACCAAAAATATCCCAATGCCAACAGTATGCAGAATGACCCTATTATAGCCATAGAGGTGAGAAAGTTGGCAGAATCATGCTTTGCCAACTGGTTTTTGCGCACTACCGCCTGCATGTTTACGTCATAAATATTGTTGATGGATTGCTTTATCTTTTCGCAGGCTGGCAGAAAATCGCTAAAATAAACCGAACTTCCGCCCAATCCGCTCTTTATCTGAAGACGAAGCTTCAAAAACATTTCATAATCATGGTTGAGTCTTTCGACATATTCTTTCTCGTGTATTTCTGTTATGTTGTTGTTTTCCGCTTTTAAATTAGTCTCAAATACATTTCTTCCTGATTCGAAAAGCTTTAGGTAATAATTAGAAATTTTTCCAGCATGCTTTGTATTATACATGACGCTGCTTATCGAAGTTTTCATATCGTCAAGAGCAGAAAGCATATTTCTGGAATAAACAATAGAATTGTAGTTATCTTTTAAGATATTGTTAGAATCCAGACCCAATCTGCCAACATAATAGGAACAAAAACCGGCAAGAGTGAAAACAATCAGAAATAAAAAACCTATGCCTAATGAGAGCTTTGTTTTTAAAATCATACTTCCTCCTGTTTGTAAATATTCAGTCTGCTATGCATGTGATCCCCAATTAAATTAAAGCGCAGGACCTGTGTATATTCTTTCATGGCAACAATTCGTATACGACCATCTATTTTTCCATTTCTTTGGTATTATACTCTCGCCTATCAAAAAAGACAATACAGGGGAAATTATCTAAATTATTTTGGAAAGAAGTGTTGTGTTTATAAGCATGGCTTGCACAAACTCTGTTACAGGAAATTTCGGTGCTGCCGGCAAAAACCGCACAGCATGTACTCAGGCAACAACCACGCAGCCTCAACGTACCCAAAGTATGTGGCGGGTCAGATCCCGTACTTCTTGCGTCGTCGCCAGAGTGTTGTCTGATCGACACCGAGAATTCCGGCTGCTTCCTGAAGAGATTTTGCCGTTGTAAGAACCCGGCGGATATGCTGTTCCTCGATTTTATCTAAGGCAATCGGGTCGCCAATACCGGGAGCCGCATTGCCCTGGATGAGATTCGCAGGAAGGGACTTGATGTCGATGCGGTTATTCCGACAAAGGATGGCTGTTCGCTCAATGACATTGTTCAGCTCTCTCACGTTACCCGGCCAGTGATATTGTTTGAGCAGCCGGAGCGCCTCATCTGTGAAACCGAGAAACGACCGATGGTTTGCTCTGCTGTAGAATGTCAACAGTTTTTCTGCCAGGGTGGCAATATCGTCCGGGCGTTCGCGTAGCGGAGGAATTTCTATCTGAATAACATTGAGCCTGTAAAATAGGTCTTCCCGGAATTTACCGTCATTTACTGCCTGTTCCAGATCCATGTTTGTTGCGGCTATGATCCGTACATTTGCCTTACGGGTTATATAATCACCAACGCGTTCATATTCCCTTTCCTGAAGAAAACGCAAGAGCTTCGGCTGAAGAGAGATGGGAAGATCGCCTATTTCGTCAAGAAAAAGCGTACCCTTCTCGCACGATGCAATACGCCCGGGGTTGTCTCTGACAGCGCCTGTAAATGCCCCCTTCACATGTCCGAAAAGCTCGCTTTCCAGAAGCTCCGAGGAGAAGGATGGACAGGAGACAACGCCGAAGGGTTTATCGGCGCGGTCGCTCCAGGAATGAACAGAACGTGCAAGCACAGTTTTGCCTGTTCCGCTTTCTCCACATAGGAGTATGATAGCATTTGATGAAGCTGCCCTGTGTGCCAGATTTATTGCATTTTGCATAACCGTACTCTTACTTGAAAAATCTATTTCGGGACGTGAACGTTCCAGATCTTCCTGAAGCACAGCAACCCGGTGTTCGAGTGTCTGCATTTCAAAGGCCTTACGAACCGCCATTCTGACCTGAGCTGGGGTGAAGGGCTTCGGAATATAATTTGTAGCTCCCCGTCTCATAGCCTCAACCGCCGTATCAATGGAAGCATAGGCGGTAATGACGATGATCTTAATCCATGGCGTTGCAGCTAGTAAGGGAGAGATGAGATCAAGGCCGTCATTAACGCCAAGCCGGAGGTCTATAAATGCAAGATCAAAAGATGTCCTCGAAGTTTCTTGCAGGGCATCCTCAAAACTGCTTACGGTAACAACCCTGTGTCCCTCTGCCTCAAGACAAATGGACAAGGTTTTCCGGATATTAATCTCATCATCCACGACAAGGATATTTAATGATTGACCTGATATTGTTTCACTGTCCGGATAATCTTTCATTGTTTGACTCTATTCAGAGCATATAGAATAAACATCAGAAAATCAATTAGGTTGTATCCGTTCTCTTCTTTTAAAAATATTCAGAAGTGAATCTAAATGTGGTAATTAATGTTTTTCAAACTTTGTAAGGCTGTTTAGGTGGTTGTACTACCTAATTCCAAATAAAACAAATCCCGTTCTGAAATACTCGACGCAAAGAGTTCAGGGTTGCCAGTATTCCCTGCAAGAAGCTCGTAAATGTCTTGACACATTGTTTCTAAATATCTACAATAAATAGCGACATCAAGGAGGATTAAAGGCAGTGAATAGTAGATAGTGAATGGTTACGAAAGCGGTGAATAGGTTACGACTATTCACTGAAATAATAAAGAGGGGGTAATTATGGCAACGAAGAAGACAACTGTAAATCTTGAGTTCTTGTACATTTCCGTAGACAAGATTGTAGTGCTGGAACAGGTGAGATCAAACATTGATATCGAAACAGACTCGTTCAAATCGCTCACGCAGTCGATTAAAGACAAAGGCATCTTAGAACCGCTTATTGTAACCGGACAGGATGATGTGACATATGTCCTCATTTGCGGGGAGAGACGTCTGATGGCCGCCCGGCAATTAGGGTTTGAATCCGTACCAATACGGGTTATAGAAGCAGGTAAGGAATTGGGTGATACCATAGCCCTTCAACTTACAGAACATCCTGGAAAAGAGTATGATGTGGATGGGGTGATGAATATACTGGTGGAGATTCAGCTTAGACCCGAAAACCTATCAGACGAAATTACATTCACATTGAATGTAATTACTCAAATCTCTGCAAAGTCTTATCCTACCTTATTCCGCACAATTTCACTTTTAAAACTTTCTCCTGAAATTCAGACAGCAATTTCGGCAGGAAATATCCCTGTTTCTCAGGGTTACCTCTTTGCTTCCAATCTTGATTGTCCTGATCTCATGCAAATATTTACCGACATTTTAAAAACACCGGTGACCTATAAAACTCTGGAAAGCAGACTCATAGCATACAAAAAAGCTAAACCTGACCCGAATAATACAAAACCCAAATCCGTTAAAAAGCAGGTTAAAGGCCTGGTATTCATTAGGACGGATTTTGATAAAGGCCTTGGAACCTATATACGGGAAGATGTTGAAAAATATCTCTATGAACTTCAGGTTTTCTGTGATTATGTCCAGCAGCAGATGCCCAAAATCCCATACGGCAAGAAAAGACCGCCACAGGTGTGAGAAAGACAGTGAATGGCGAATAGTGGAAAAGATAAGCGGACTTGGGAAGCGGGAAAAACCGGGAAGTAAGAGAACCCGCGAAGCCCCCGCGAAGCGAGGATAGCCGCAAAGGAAGCTGACGTGAAGCGGGAAAAGACAAGTTGCGGGTTGTAGGGGCAGTAGACAGTGAATAAACTGTTAGAGGTTGCCCCTGAATTTATTTTACTATTCACTAACGACTATTCACTATTCACTGCAATTCATAGAATCCGTGAGGCGCAAACGATATTTCGTAATGCCATTGGCAAGGTAGATGATATGGCCATTAAGGTATAAAAAATGTGTCAATACAAAGAACATACTGTATAAATAGCAATGATTCCAAAAAGGTTGTATAATTCCAAAGATAATTGTTATTTTTAGGGGTCTGTATGGTGGTAGAAGACAATGATAAGAGTAAAGAACAACTATTGAATGAATTTTCTAATTTAAGTCATCGAGTTGCAGAGTTGGAAAAATCAGAGATTGATCTCAAACAAAAAACGGCACTGCTGCGCAAGCTATCTGCTGATTACCAGATGGTCTTTGATTCTGTGCCTGCTATGATCTGGCAAAAGGATACGCAAAACAACTTTATCCGGGCCAACCGGTCTGCCGCTGCCGCCCTGGGTATGTTAACCGGTGAGGTAGAAGGGAGGAGCGCCTATGATCTTTTCCCTGACGAGGCCGAGAAGTATTACCAGGACGATCTGGAAGTCATTAATTCAGGCTTGTCCAAGGTTGGCATTGTGGAAAAGATGCAAATTGCCGGCGGAGAGAAAATATGGGTACAGACCGACAATATTCCCATCCGGGATGGCAAGGGAAACATCAATGGAGTGCTGTTATTTGTCGTGGATATCACCGGGCGCAAACTGGCTGAAGAAAGACTGATGGAATCAGAAGAACGGTACCGAATAGCAATAGAAGCCTCCAACGATGGGGTAACTCTTCTCAGGGATGGCCTCCACATATACGTTAACAGGAAATTCCTGGAAATATATGGCTATGACAAACCTGAGGAGGCCTTAGGAAAGAACCTCTCTCTCACAGTACACCCGGATGATCGGGAGATGGTTACGGAGCGTAATCGAAAGCGGCAAAGAGGCGAGCAAGTCCCCTCAAAATACGAATTCAAAGGAATCCGCAAGGACGGTACTCCAATCTATATTGAAGTCTCTGCAGCCGGAGTCACATTCCATGGGGAACCAGCAACACTCGCATATCATAGAGACATCACCGAGCGTAAACAACTGGAAGAGACACTGAAGGTCTTATCAATAACGGATGAGCTTACAGAATTATATAATAGAAGAGGTTTCTTTGTCCTTTCTCAGCAACAGTTGAAATTAGCTGAGAGGACCAGGAAAAGTGCGCTCCTCTTTTTTGCAGACCTTGACAAATTGAAATGGATCAACGATACATCAGGACATCAGGAAGGTGATGTGGCTCTTCTTGAAACTGCTCACATTCTCAAAGATACATTCAGAGAGACAGACGTTATCGGCCGACTGGGAGGAGACGAGTTTGCAGTCCTTGCCATTGATACGAATGATGAGACTGAAAAGATACTTGCTAATCGTCTACAAACACTTCTAAGTGCTTACAACGAACTTGAAACAACAAAATATAAAATCTCTTTAAGTGTAGGTGTGGCACAATATGACCATGAAAATCCTGTTTCCCTCGATGAGCTTATCACACGCGCAGATACTCTGATGTATGAGGAAAAAACTAAGAAAAAACACAGAAACTAAGTCCAGTGTATCATGGTTTCATTGCGAGCATAGCAAGCAACATGATTGGCCCGACCCGTTTTTTTGTACAGGTGTCCCGATAAGATCACAGCGTCGCGCAAGGGTGATGTAATGGAACAGAGGTAAAATGTTTTGCAAAGAGAAGGCAACCGTTTGCAGGTTGACATCAGCATATCTGTGTATTAGTTTCATAAGATCAGTTATGGTTTTAACAGACTTCATATTAAAAGATAAGGAGGTTTTTATGGCGGAAAGATTAGAGATATACAAATGTGAAATATGTGGGAATATTGTTGAGGTTATTCATGCCGGTAAGGGCGAGCTTGTTTGCTGCAATAAGCCTATGACGCTCATTAAAGAAAATACAGTTGATGCCTCACGCGAGAAACACGTCCCGGTTATTGAAAAGACTCAGGACGGCATTATGGTGAAGGTAGGAAGTGTGGCTCATCCTATGGAGGAAAAACACTATATAGAATGGGTTGAGGTTGTTATAGACGGGAAGGCTTATCGTCAATTCCTGTCCCCCGGAGGCGTGCCCGAAGCTTTTTTTCCCGTAAAAGGCGAAGAGATAACTGCTCGGGAATATTGCAATATGCATGGACTTTGGAAAGCATAGATTAGGGGAGGACAACTACATGAAGAGTTTAAAAGGAACAGAAACAGAGAAAAACCTGCTTAAGGCCTTTTCCGGTGAATCACAGGCAAGAAACAGATACACCTATTTTGCTTCCCAGGCAAAGAAAGAAGGGTATGAACAGATATCCTGGTTTTTTACAGATACTGCCGAAAATGAAAAGGAACATGCAAAGAGATTCTTTAATTTCCTCCAGGGTGGGGATGTGGAGATTACCGCGACATTTCCTGCAGGCGTCATAGCCGATACAAAAGAGAATCTGAGAGAGGCTGCTGCAGGGGAAAACCTTGAATATACAACATTATATCCTGAGTTTGCCGATGTTGCCGAAAAGGAAGGATTCAGCGAAATAGCGACTGTGATCAGGGCTATAACAACTGTTGAGCAGGGGCATGAAAAAAGATACCTTGCCCTTCTAAAAAACATTGAAAACAACGAGGTGTTTAAAAAAGAAAAGGTTGTTAAATGGAGATGCAGAAATTGCGGATATATTCATGAAGGAATGGAAGCGCCGAAAGAGTGTCCTGCCTGTGCTCATCCGATGGCACACTATGAGGTAATGGCTGAAAACTATTAGATGAAATAAGGAATGGATAATTCAGGAGTCAGAATAATTTATTTGAGATTTTATTCCGGATTCTGACTCCTGAATAATGCTGACTTCCTGTTTCCAGGCTATTGCATTTTTTGCCTGATGTTCCATGTTCCTTGCTATAATCAAGCATACCAACCGGAGGTAAATAGTGAAAAAAACGTTATATATATGTCTTTCTTCAGTTCTTATATATTGTTTGTTCTCGATTTCATTCGTCCGCGCACAGGAACTTACTGGAAGAGTGTCCTCAATGAAACTATTTCAGGAACAAGGGGCTGGCTATAACATAGAATATCCCTATGACTGGACATATGCTAAATCCGGTACTACCTTTGTATTCAGTGGGCTATCGGGTACAAAGGCATATTTTTCCACCGTGAGTATCCAAAATCTGCTTTCCACAAAGGCGAAAGTAGGTAAATACCAGAATGTGGATGCCGTAGTAAGTGACTTGTTAAACCAATTAGAAACGGCAAAAGAATTCAAAAGATCCGGCATCGAACCTTTTCCTTATTCAAAAGGCAGTATGCAACTCATTGGGAAGCATTTTATTGTGGAATACATAAGAGATGGAGAGAGATTCAGACAGTGGATTATTGTGCTTCCAAGACCAAAGGGAGAGGCATTCCACGCCTGGTTTTACACCTCTCCAATAACACAATATGACGAATTTTTAGGCATTGCAAAGGCAATGCTGAATTCTTGGATTATCACAGAATAGCATAACCTTACTTTCAACACCGGATTGCTTGAGCTTGAGGATAGAATTTATGCCATATTTTGTCTTTCCTCAATATGAAAGCTGATGAGCGGCATTGAGCATTTCCTTATGTTACATCTGGCGGATTATGGCTTATCGGTATTTTTCCTTGACATGCCTCAATTTCATCTGTTAGTTTTGACGTAATAATGCAAAAAGCGCAAACAATGAAATATAAAGCAGATATTTTTCTGTGTATGATGCGATTTTTGCCCGAAGGTGCATAATCTACATAATAAATAAAATAATACAGGTTAAGGAATATGAAGATAGCCGGCATTCAATTTGCGTGTTCTGAGGATAAGGAAAGTAATATTGAAAAGGCCCTGAAAATCATGGATGTAGCCTCCAAAGAAGGGGCACGGATTATATGTTTTCAGGAAATGTTCAACCAGTATTGGTTCCCAAAGGGCAAAGACGAAAATGCTTTTTTATTAGCAGATGACAAAAGAAACAAGATTGTCAGTATTTTTAAGAAGAAAGCAAAAAAAGCAGATGCGGTAATCCTGCTGCCTATATTCGAAAGGTATAAATCACGCTTCTTTAATAGTTGTGTGGTTATAAATGCTGACGGTAAAATTTCCGGGGTATACAGAAAAATCCATATCCCTGATATACCATTATGGGAAGAGAAGTATTATTTTTCCACAGGTGATAAGGGCTTGCCTGTCTTTGGCACGAAGTATGGAAAGCTCGGGGTTCAGATATCATGGGACAACCTGTACCCTGAGAGCACGCGCGTCCTTGCCCTGAAAGGTGCTGAAATAGTTTTTTCGCCCACAGCATGTGCATTCAAGACCCAGCATATATGGCAGACGGTTATTTCAGGAAATGCTATAACGAACGGGTTGTATATTATGAGGATAAACAGGGTAGGGAGCGAGGATGTCCTTGATTTTTACGGGATGAGCTTTTGTGTGAATCCGGAAGGGGAGTTGATAGGAGGGCCGACAGCGGCAGTTGACAGCATCTTGCTGGCAGATATCGACTTTGAATATTTGAAACATATCAGAAGGGAATGGCCGCTGATGAAAGAAAGGAAGCCGAAATTTTATAAGGAGATTATAAAGGTAGCATGATGGTTAACGAACCTGCGCTTTGCATAATCTGTGCATGGAGAGAGAATTGTCAGAAAAAGTTTTTAAAAGGTAAGGACGTAACATTGAGATGTCCTGATTTTACAAAGGATCTATCTATTAAGCATACGGAGACACCTGATGATAAGAAAACGGGTAGTGGAGATAATAAATGAGGCATGTAATAGCTGTAAATCTGAAGGCATTTTGCCTTACGATGTTAAAACAGAGCCTATCATAGAAATACCCAGAGAAGAAGAGTTTGGCGATTATTCCACAAACATTGCCTTTTTATTAGCCCCTAAAATCAGAAAGAGCCCTCAGGATATTGCAAAAATTCTCATCGGGTATATGCACTTTGATAATGTGTGCGAGAAGGTTGAGCTTGCAGGAAAAGGGTTTATAAATTTTTATGTAAAAGATGAAATATGGCGACAGGCACTCTCGGAGATATATAGCAATGGACTGGA
This window encodes:
- a CDS encoding ATP-binding protein → MLGIRQKLSLGFGGLLLIMMVIGIQGILHLSRLGESIDVILRENYRSVIACQEMKEALERIDSGILFTLLGDAEKGKELINKNLIVFEKALQTELNNITIPGEDKKAVLLQEIFKQYKKGLESIEDKSTPPAFRRNVYFRDLLPAFQQIKDKADEILQMNQQNMSDANNHARKNAANARRQMYILLFVGIITASGFVYFTGRWILRPINRLIKSTNEIGRGNLDLIVQSSSHDEIGYLSESFNAMTANLREFRRSDQARLLRIQQATQQAFNSLPDAIAVIDFDGRVELATASARDIFGLKPDIRIQDIQFHLITDIFKAALKSGHITVPENGKTIIQQFVKGEEHFFRPEAMPIKDVKGQPTGVMLALKDVTQLRQQDELKKGIISTVSHQLKTPLTSIRMAIHLLLEENESLGHLTDKQVELLLVAREDSDRLHDILSSLLDISRMESGKVTMHFQTISPNTIVLDAVDIYTLSAHDRGIDLRTELSRDLPEVWADPMQINQVFSNLLGNALRYTNPGGTITVSASADNRWVFFKVSDTGRGIPAEYLDRLFEQFFRVPKQKKETGAG
- a CDS encoding sigma-54 dependent transcriptional regulator codes for the protein MKDYPDSETISGQSLNILVVDDEINIRKTLSICLEAEGHRVVTVSSFEDALQETSRTSFDLAFIDLRLGVNDGLDLISPLLAATPWIKIIVITAYASIDTAVEAMRRGATNYIPKPFTPAQVRMAVRKAFEMQTLEHRVAVLQEDLERSRPEIDFSSKSTVMQNAINLAHRAASSNAIILLCGESGTGKTVLARSVHSWSDRADKPFGVVSCPSFSSELLESELFGHVKGAFTGAVRDNPGRIASCEKGTLFLDEIGDLPISLQPKLLRFLQEREYERVGDYITRKANVRIIAATNMDLEQAVNDGKFREDLFYRLNVIQIEIPPLRERPDDIATLAEKLLTFYSRANHRSFLGFTDEALRLLKQYHWPGNVRELNNVIERTAILCRNNRIDIKSLPANLIQGNAAPGIGDPIALDKIEEQHIRRVLTTAKSLQEAAGILGVDQTTLWRRRKKYGI
- a CDS encoding ParB/RepB/Spo0J family partition protein is translated as MATKKTTVNLEFLYISVDKIVVLEQVRSNIDIETDSFKSLTQSIKDKGILEPLIVTGQDDVTYVLICGERRLMAARQLGFESVPIRVIEAGKELGDTIALQLTEHPGKEYDVDGVMNILVEIQLRPENLSDEITFTLNVITQISAKSYPTLFRTISLLKLSPEIQTAISAGNIPVSQGYLFASNLDCPDLMQIFTDILKTPVTYKTLESRLIAYKKAKPDPNNTKPKSVKKQVKGLVFIRTDFDKGLGTYIREDVEKYLYELQVFCDYVQQQMPKIPYGKKRPPQV
- a CDS encoding sensor domain-containing diguanylate cyclase, which codes for MVVEDNDKSKEQLLNEFSNLSHRVAELEKSEIDLKQKTALLRKLSADYQMVFDSVPAMIWQKDTQNNFIRANRSAAAALGMLTGEVEGRSAYDLFPDEAEKYYQDDLEVINSGLSKVGIVEKMQIAGGEKIWVQTDNIPIRDGKGNINGVLLFVVDITGRKLAEERLMESEERYRIAIEASNDGVTLLRDGLHIYVNRKFLEIYGYDKPEEALGKNLSLTVHPDDREMVTERNRKRQRGEQVPSKYEFKGIRKDGTPIYIEVSAAGVTFHGEPATLAYHRDITERKQLEETLKVLSITDELTELYNRRGFFVLSQQQLKLAERTRKSALLFFADLDKLKWINDTSGHQEGDVALLETAHILKDTFRETDVIGRLGGDEFAVLAIDTNDETEKILANRLQTLLSAYNELETTKYKISLSVGVAQYDHENPVSLDELITRADTLMYEEKTKKKHRN
- a CDS encoding desulfoferrodoxin; translated protein: MAERLEIYKCEICGNIVEVIHAGKGELVCCNKPMTLIKENTVDASREKHVPVIEKTQDGIMVKVGSVAHPMEEKHYIEWVEVVIDGKAYRQFLSPGGVPEAFFPVKGEEITAREYCNMHGLWKA
- a CDS encoding rubrerythrin family protein translates to MKSLKGTETEKNLLKAFSGESQARNRYTYFASQAKKEGYEQISWFFTDTAENEKEHAKRFFNFLQGGDVEITATFPAGVIADTKENLREAAAGENLEYTTLYPEFADVAEKEGFSEIATVIRAITTVEQGHEKRYLALLKNIENNEVFKKEKVVKWRCRNCGYIHEGMEAPKECPACAHPMAHYEVMAENY